Proteins from a genomic interval of Poecile atricapillus isolate bPoeAtr1 chromosome 1, bPoeAtr1.hap1, whole genome shotgun sequence:
- the ENO2 gene encoding gamma-enolase isoform X1 → MAVERIHAREILDSRGNPTVEVDLYTHKGMFRAAVPSGASTGIYEALELRDNDKSRFLGKGVLQAVDHINSTVAPALVGSGLSVVDQEKIDNMMLEMDGTENKSKFGANAILGVSLAVCKAGAAEKDVPLYRHIADLAGNSDLILPVPAFNVINGGSHAGNKLAMQEFMILPVGAESFRDAMRIGAEVYHNLKSVIKEKYGKDATNVGDEGGFAPNILENSEALELLKEAIDKAGYTDKIVIGMDVAASEFYRDGKYDLDFKSPDDPSRYISGDELGDLYQSFVRDYPVVSIEDPFDQDDWEAWTKFTANVGIQIVGDDLTVTNPKRIERAVEEKACNCLLLKVNQIGSVTEAIQACKLAQENGWGVMVSHRSGETEDTFIADLVVGLCTGQIKTGAPCRSERLAKYNQLMRIEEELGDEARFAGHNFRNPSVL, encoded by the exons TCCATGCCCGTGAGATCCTGGACTCCCGTGGGAACCCCACCGTCGAGGTGGACCTCTACACACACAAAG GCATGTTTCGAGCAGCTGTCCCCAGCGGAGCGTCCACTGGTATCTACGAGGCTCTGGAGCTGCGAGACAATGACAAGTCACGTTTCCTTGGGAAAG GGGTCCTGCAGGCCGTGGATCATATCAACAGCACTGTCGCCCCAGCTCTCGTGGGCTCT GGCCTCTCTGTTGTGGATCAAGAAAAGATAGACAATATGATGCTTGAGATGGACGGCACAGAGAACAAAT CCAAGTTTGGGGCCAACGCTATCCTGGGAGTTTCGCTGGCCGTGTGCAAGGCGGGAGCTGCAGAGAAGGATGTGCCCCTGTACCGGCACATCGCTGACCTGGCCGGCAACTCTGACCTCATCCTTCCTGTGCCA GCTTTCAATGTGATCAATGGAGGTTCCCACGCAGGCAACAAACTGGCCATGCAGGAGTTCATGATCCTGCCTGTGGGAGCTGAAAGCTTCCGCGATGCCATGCGCATCGGGGCTGAAGTCTATCACAACCTCAAGAGCGTCATCAAGGAGAAGTATGGCAAAGATGCTACCAATGTGGGTGATGAGGGAGGCTTTGCCCCCAACATCCTGGAAAATAGTGAAG ctctggagctgctcaaGGAGGCTATTGACAAGGCCGGCTACACGGACAAGATCGTCATCGGTATGGATGTGGCAGCCTCTGAGTTCTACCGTGATGGCAAATATGACCTGGACTTCAAGTCCCCAGATGACCCAAGCCGCTACATTTCTGGAGATGAGCTGGGTGACCTCTACCAAAGCTTTGTACGTGATTACCCAG TGGTCTCCATTGAGGATCCCTTTGACCAAGATGACTGGGAGGCCTGGACCAAGTTCACTGCCAATGTGGGGATTCAGATAGTGGGAGATGACCTGACAGTGACAAACCCCAAGCGCATTGAACGAGCTGTTGAGGAGAAAGCCTGCAATTGCCTCCTGCTCAAAGTCAACCAGATTGGATCTGTCACAGAGGCCATCCAAGC CTGTAAGTTGGCCCAGGAGAATGGGTGGGGTGTGATGGTGAGCCACCGATCTGGGGAGACTGAAGACACCTTCATTGCTGATCTGGTTGTAGGACTGTGCACTGGGCAG ATAAAGACGGGTGCTCCCTGCAGGTCTGAACGCCTGGCTAAATACAACCAGCTCATGAG GATTGAGGAAGAGCTCGGCGATGAAGCACGCTTCGCCGGACACAACTTTCGCAACCCAAGTGTTCTTTGA
- the ENO2 gene encoding gamma-enolase isoform X2: MPVRSWTPVGTPPSRWTSTHTKACFEQLSPAERPLVSTRLWSCETMTSHVSLGKGLSVVDQEKIDNMMLEMDGTENKSKFGANAILGVSLAVCKAGAAEKDVPLYRHIADLAGNSDLILPVPAFNVINGGSHAGNKLAMQEFMILPVGAESFRDAMRIGAEVYHNLKSVIKEKYGKDATNVGDEGGFAPNILENSEALELLKEAIDKAGYTDKIVIGMDVAASEFYRDGKYDLDFKSPDDPSRYISGDELGDLYQSFVRDYPVVSIEDPFDQDDWEAWTKFTANVGIQIVGDDLTVTNPKRIERAVEEKACNCLLLKVNQIGSVTEAIQACKLAQENGWGVMVSHRSGETEDTFIADLVVGLCTGQIKTGAPCRSERLAKYNQLMRIEEELGDEARFAGHNFRNPSVL; this comes from the exons ATGCCCGTGAGATCCTGGACTCCCGTGGGAACCCCACCGTCGAGGTGGACCTCTACACACACAAAG GCATGTTTCGAGCAGCTGTCCCCAGCGGAGCGTCCACTGGTATCTACGAGGCTCTGGAGCTGCGAGACAATGACAAGTCACGTTTCCTTGGGAAAG GGCCTCTCTGTTGTGGATCAAGAAAAGATAGACAATATGATGCTTGAGATGGACGGCACAGAGAACAAAT CCAAGTTTGGGGCCAACGCTATCCTGGGAGTTTCGCTGGCCGTGTGCAAGGCGGGAGCTGCAGAGAAGGATGTGCCCCTGTACCGGCACATCGCTGACCTGGCCGGCAACTCTGACCTCATCCTTCCTGTGCCA GCTTTCAATGTGATCAATGGAGGTTCCCACGCAGGCAACAAACTGGCCATGCAGGAGTTCATGATCCTGCCTGTGGGAGCTGAAAGCTTCCGCGATGCCATGCGCATCGGGGCTGAAGTCTATCACAACCTCAAGAGCGTCATCAAGGAGAAGTATGGCAAAGATGCTACCAATGTGGGTGATGAGGGAGGCTTTGCCCCCAACATCCTGGAAAATAGTGAAG ctctggagctgctcaaGGAGGCTATTGACAAGGCCGGCTACACGGACAAGATCGTCATCGGTATGGATGTGGCAGCCTCTGAGTTCTACCGTGATGGCAAATATGACCTGGACTTCAAGTCCCCAGATGACCCAAGCCGCTACATTTCTGGAGATGAGCTGGGTGACCTCTACCAAAGCTTTGTACGTGATTACCCAG TGGTCTCCATTGAGGATCCCTTTGACCAAGATGACTGGGAGGCCTGGACCAAGTTCACTGCCAATGTGGGGATTCAGATAGTGGGAGATGACCTGACAGTGACAAACCCCAAGCGCATTGAACGAGCTGTTGAGGAGAAAGCCTGCAATTGCCTCCTGCTCAAAGTCAACCAGATTGGATCTGTCACAGAGGCCATCCAAGC CTGTAAGTTGGCCCAGGAGAATGGGTGGGGTGTGATGGTGAGCCACCGATCTGGGGAGACTGAAGACACCTTCATTGCTGATCTGGTTGTAGGACTGTGCACTGGGCAG ATAAAGACGGGTGCTCCCTGCAGGTCTGAACGCCTGGCTAAATACAACCAGCTCATGAG GATTGAGGAAGAGCTCGGCGATGAAGCACGCTTCGCCGGACACAACTTTCGCAACCCAAGTGTTCTTTGA